The genomic DNA GAGAATTCCTTGAGCCACTGCAGACTCGCTTTTCAGAGGGATCGGTTCAAAACGAACAACTCCAGATGAGAGTGGTTCCCCCTGACACAATACCTTGCCGGTGACTTCGACAAGTTCTCCCTGTTGTGCAGCAGAGGAATCACAGCCTGCCAAAAAGGGAACGAGTGAAATTAAACAGAACCCGTTCATGCAGAGTGGAAAAAAATCCTTAGAGTCTTTGGAAATCATGAGGGATGACAATTCGTTAACTTTGATAATATAGACTGCTCACAGGAGGAAATGATGTTTGCTGCCCCAGACATCAAGTTGCGAAAAGCGAATTCATGTCTCGGAAACCTTTGAATTCCAGCGCATTACCAGAAGGGTCGTAAAAGAACATGGTTCCCTGTTCTCCAGGCTGACCTTCAAAGCGAATATAGGGTTCAATCACAAACTGCACGCCAGCAGTTTGAAGTTTGTCAGCCAGCTCACTCCAGCGGTCTAATGTTAGTACAACTCCATAATGAGGAACCGGCACTGCGTGTCCATCAACCGGGTTGTGATGCAATGCCGCAGCTTTTAAATCTGGATTCAGATGACAGACAAATTGATGGCCGAAGAAATCGAAATCGACCCATGTTTCTGCACTGCGGCCTTCCGGGCAACCGAGTAAGCTCCCATAAAATTTTCGAGCTTCTGCGATATCGTGAACTTGTACCGCGAGATGGAATGGCATGAGTGCGGAAGTTGTCTCTGCTAAACTCTGTTTCATAACTGGATTTCTTTACATTGAGTGTGGTTTTAATATCAAGACCGCTATGCAATAATTGTACCGAAGGACGCTCGTGTCTTGATGAAACCTTTTGAAAGTTCTTAATGTCGTCCTTATCTCAACAGAAAATCCTGTTTATCGATGACTTGCCGAATCTCTGTGAAGAGATGGTGACCATCCTGCGATCAGTCGATTTGGATGCGGAAGCGATGCTCAGCCCCCATGCAGCTATTCCTCGAATTGCTCGGGGAGAGTTTGCTTTAGTCATCACGGGATTGGTAATCGCAGAACTTAACGGCTTTGAAATCATTCAACGAATTCGAGGGGCTGGCTCTCGTGTTCCCATCATCATGGTGACCGGATATGGAACCGAACAATCGGCTATTGAAGCAGCCAGGCTCGGAGTGGCCGATTATCTCACAAAGCCTGTCGCTGAAGCGGAACTTATTGCCAGAGTGAAACGAGTTCTGAAGCAAAATCTGCCTCAGGAATCGGACGGCCCACGCATACTGGCTCGAATGATTTCGGCAGATCCGTCGATGAATTCCGTCTTTGAGAAGGTGAAAACTATCGCCTCAACTGAGAGTCGGGTTTTAATTCTCGGAGAAACCGGAGCTGGAAAGCAGGTGCTCGCTCATGCGATTCATGATCAGAGTCGGCGGAAAAAAGAGCCTTTTGTCGAAGTTAACTGCGCGGCAATCCCTGCGAATCTACTGGAGAGTGAACTGTTCGGCCATGAGGAAGGAGCCTTCACTGGAGCCTCGAAACGTCGTATCGGACGTTTTGAAGCCGCCGGCAAGGGAACGATCTTTCTGGATGAAATTGGTGAGCTCAGTTTTGATTTGCAATCAAAATTACTGCACGTATTGGACAGTGGAAAATTCTGTCGGGTGGGAGGGAATAAAGACCAGGTCAGTCAGGCACGATTAGTTTCGGCGACCAATCGCGACCTGATCAAAGAAGTTGAACTGGGTCGGTTCCGAGCCGACTTGTTTTATCGATTGAATGTCATCTGTATTGAACTTCCACCACTGCGAGAACGACCTGGAGATATCTCGATACTGATTCAGCATTTCATGGAGAAATTCGTCGCCCCAAGCCAAAAACCCCCCATCATCATGCCGGAGGCACTCTCCATTTTGACGCGTTACTCCTGGCCTGGAAACATTCGAGAATTGCAAAACATGGCTGAGCAATTAGCGATCATGAAAGCTGGAGAGAAAATTGGAGTGGTCGATTTACCTCAGCGAATCATTGATAAAGGAACAACTGAGACACAGACGTCTCCTTTTGTCGCTGAAAGTATCCCATTCCGCACGGCTCGGGATCAGTTTGAAAAAGAGTATCTCGGAAGGCTCATCATGCAGGTTCAAGGGAATCTGGCTGAGGGAGCCCGGATCGCTGAAATGGATCGTGCCCAATTTTATCGACTGGTCAAAAAGCATGGGTTAACATCGAGCTCCCATCAGAATGCTAATACTTAAATTTCCTACTGAGATGATTTGGAAATGTCCTCACTGGCTTTCAATTCAGAATAACCGCTCCCTGTTGTCATTATGACAACATCTATGTCAACATGTTGTCATATCGTCAACAAGGTAGCGGCTTGTTTTCTTGCTTGCCCAAATCGTAATCCTGAAGTAGAGGTTGATGCAGGTCTGTTGCCCGTCCGAATAATGTCACTGATATCGGGGAGAACAGTCAAGAGATCTCAGTTGGCATCGTGATTGCAAGGGTTTGAATTGCTCATCAATGAAATGTTTTCAGGAATACTTACTTTTTTATCTTCACCTGAAAATAATCTGACTGATCATC from Rubinisphaera italica includes the following:
- a CDS encoding VOC family protein; translation: MKQSLAETTSALMPFHLAVQVHDIAEARKFYGSLLGCPEGRSAETWVDFDFFGHQFVCHLNPDLKAAALHHNPVDGHAVPVPHYGVVLTLDRWSELADKLQTAGVQFVIEPYIRFEGQPGEQGTMFFYDPSGNALEFKGFRDMNSLFAT
- a CDS encoding sigma-54-dependent transcriptional regulator, with translation MSSLSQQKILFIDDLPNLCEEMVTILRSVDLDAEAMLSPHAAIPRIARGEFALVITGLVIAELNGFEIIQRIRGAGSRVPIIMVTGYGTEQSAIEAARLGVADYLTKPVAEAELIARVKRVLKQNLPQESDGPRILARMISADPSMNSVFEKVKTIASTESRVLILGETGAGKQVLAHAIHDQSRRKKEPFVEVNCAAIPANLLESELFGHEEGAFTGASKRRIGRFEAAGKGTIFLDEIGELSFDLQSKLLHVLDSGKFCRVGGNKDQVSQARLVSATNRDLIKEVELGRFRADLFYRLNVICIELPPLRERPGDISILIQHFMEKFVAPSQKPPIIMPEALSILTRYSWPGNIRELQNMAEQLAIMKAGEKIGVVDLPQRIIDKGTTETQTSPFVAESIPFRTARDQFEKEYLGRLIMQVQGNLAEGARIAEMDRAQFYRLVKKHGLTSSSHQNANT